GCCCGACGCAAAGCCCCAGCGCCGCGGCGACCGCATCGAAGAGCCGGCCGGCCGAGGAGGATGCGGGCGCGTTCAGCCCCGCACGCGCCGCCGCCCGCAGCGCGGCACGCGGCCGGTCGGCGAGCCACCGGTCGGCGCTGTCGGCCAGCCCCGCCGCATCGAGCCGGACCAGCAGGTTGCGCCATGGCTCGCGCGCGGCGGCATCGCCCCCGACCAGCGGCGCCGGCGCCAGATGCCCGACCCGCTCGACACCGCGATAGTCCCCCAGCAGCAGCTCTCCGCCCCAGACCGTTCCGTCGGGGCCGTAACCGGTGCCGTCCAGCACGATCCCCGCCACCGGCCCGCCTGCGCGCGGCCAGCCGTTCTCGGCCAGGCAGGCGGCCAGATGGGCGTGGTGATGCTGGACCTCGATCACCGGCAGGCCCAACGTCCCGGCATGCTGCGTGGCGCGATAGCCCGGATGGGCGTCGCAGGCGACCAGTGCCGGACGGTGATCGAAAAGCGCGCCGTAATCGGCCATGGCGCCAAGGAACGCGTCCCAGCTATCCGCCTCGTCGAGATCGCCCAGATGATGCGACAGCAGCGCCTGCCCGCCCTTCACGAGACAGATCGCCGATTTCATCTGCCCGCCCAGCGCCAGCACCTGCGGCGCGCCCCCGACCCCCTCGGGCAGCGGCAGGGTTCCGGGCACCCGCCCCCGCGCCCGGCGCAGGATCATCGGCGGATCGGCCCGCTCGACGCTGTCATCGAGCCTGCGCGCGATCTCGCGGTCATGCAGCAGCACGGCATCGGCAAGATCGCCCAGCAGCGCGCGGGCCTCGTCATTGCCAACCGCCTGCGGCGCCCCCGACAGATTGCCCGATGTCATCACCAAAGGCCGCGCCACGGCCGCAAGCAGCAGGTGATGCAGCGGCGTATAGGGCAGCATCACCCCAAGCCGCGTCATCCCCGGCGCGACCGCTTCGGGCAGGGCGCCGGTGCCGGGCACAAGAACGATGGGCGCGGCCGGATCGCGCAGCCGCGCCAGATCGGCGGCCGAGGGCGTGCAGACCGCCGCCAGATCGGCCTCGCGCAGCATCAGCGCAAAGGGCTTGGCCGGGCGGCGCTTGGCACGGCGCAGCCGGTCGAGCGTCGCGGGGTTGCCCGCATCGCAGGCCAGATGGAAGCCGCCCAGCCCCTTGACCGCCAGAATGCCACCCTGCCGCAGCAGATCCGCCGCCAGGGGCAGCGGATCGCCCGCGGCAACCGCCCCTCCCGCCCGCTCCAGCCAGAGCCGGGGGCCGCAATCGGGGCAGGCAATGGGCTGGGCGTGGAACCGGCGGTCGGCCGGATCGCCATATTCGGCGCGGCAGGACGGGCACATGGAAAAGCCCGCCATGGTGGTCTGCGCCCGATCATAGGGCAACCCGCGCAGGATGGTGAAGCGCGGCCCGCAGCGGGTGCAGTTGGTGAAGGCATAGCCCTGCCTGCGCCCCCCGCCCGCGATCTCGGCCAGGCAATCCGGGCAGGTGGCGGCATCGGGGGTGACGCGGGTCCGGGCCGCCCCGCCCCGGCTGGCGGCAATGGCAAAGGTTTCGGGGACCGCGTCAAAGCGGCAATCCCGCGCCTCGAGCGCGTCGATCCGCGACAGCCCCGGCGCCCGGGCCGACAGCGCGGCCTGAAAGCCGTCGAGATCGCCCCCGGCCGCGCGGATCAGCACCCCTTCGGCATCGTTGAAAACCTCGCCGACAAGCCCGAATTCCCGCGCCAGCTGCCAGACGAAGGGCCGGAAGCCCACGCCCTGCACCTGCCCCCGCACCCGGATCTCGCGGCCCGGCACCACCTCAATGCACCGTGCAGACCATGCAGGGATCGAAGCTGCGCACCACATGCTGAACCGCCAGCGGCGTCGTCTTGCCCTCGGCGACCGGCACGCCCTCAAGCGCGGCTTCCAGCGGGCCGGGCGTGCCCGAGGCATCGCGCGGGCTGAAATTCCAGGTCGTCGGCGCCACGATCTGATAAGAGGCGATCCGTCCGTTCTCGACCCGCAGCCAATGGCCCAGCGCGCCGCGCGCGGCCTCGACCAGCCCGACGCCCTCGCCCTCGCGGATTTTGGGCGCGGGGCGCATGAACTCCGCCGCGGGATCGAGCCAGCGCAGGAGGTCCTCCATGAAGATCTGGGTCCGGGCCAGATCGAGCAGCCGCCCGGCGACGCGGGTCATCACCCCGCCGCC
The genomic region above belongs to Rhodovulum sulfidophilum DSM 1374 and contains:
- the hypF gene encoding carbamoyltransferase HypF, with the protein product MWCAASIPAWSARCIEVVPGREIRVRGQVQGVGFRPFVWQLAREFGLVGEVFNDAEGVLIRAAGGDLDGFQAALSARAPGLSRIDALEARDCRFDAVPETFAIAASRGGAARTRVTPDAATCPDCLAEIAGGGRRQGYAFTNCTRCGPRFTILRGLPYDRAQTTMAGFSMCPSCRAEYGDPADRRFHAQPIACPDCGPRLWLERAGGAVAAGDPLPLAADLLRQGGILAVKGLGGFHLACDAGNPATLDRLRRAKRRPAKPFALMLREADLAAVCTPSAADLARLRDPAAPIVLVPGTGALPEAVAPGMTRLGVMLPYTPLHHLLLAAVARPLVMTSGNLSGAPQAVGNDEARALLGDLADAVLLHDREIARRLDDSVERADPPMILRRARGRVPGTLPLPEGVGGAPQVLALGGQMKSAICLVKGGQALLSHHLGDLDEADSWDAFLGAMADYGALFDHRPALVACDAHPGYRATQHAGTLGLPVIEVQHHHAHLAACLAENGWPRAGGPVAGIVLDGTGYGPDGTVWGGELLLGDYRGVERVGHLAPAPLVGGDAAAREPWRNLLVRLDAAGLADSADRWLADRPRAALRAAARAGLNAPASSSAGRLFDAVAAALGLCVGRQSYEGEAAMRLEALAEGCPADRPYRFAGLDPAPAFREMMGDIEAGVPHPLVSARFHTGLARAFADPARALVETGRARAVVLSGGCFQNARLLAETLAALRGVKVLIHRETPANDGGLALGQAVIAAAGELPQMESF